DNA sequence from the Tachysurus vachellii isolate PV-2020 chromosome 16, HZAU_Pvac_v1, whole genome shotgun sequence genome:
ATATCCCACACTTCATTTATCCGGGTacttgaagtgcacttcttcttcttcatcttctcagAATTTTCAGTGTGCACACACTACTTACTATAAAATGATATTACAAAATggtgtataatagtgtgtaaTTATGTCATTTGGGAAGCACTTATAAAGAAATGTGATGTGCCTGACAGACCTTAAGCCATCCAGAATAGAAGAAGAACTGCAGCAATGTGAAGACGGGCACATAAAGGTCAATGTCGTGTCCTTGGTAACCCTGAGCGGGGTCGAGAAATTGCCGGCCGATGATGCAAGCTAAGAAGAACGTGTAGACGGCCAACGTTACGACCTGATGAGATAGGAAAGGCGTTAGAGATCTGACTGGAACACACCATTAAATTAACTACATGAATGGATGTTTATATACAATTATGCAATGCTTCTTAAAAGAAATGAGTCTGGTTTGATCCAGCTTGGCTTCGCTGAAAGCAGATGGCCGGATAAGGGCAGAATGCTGGTGTGTGCCGTCTCTGGCTGAGATATATGGAGTATTTGCAGCAGATGGAAAAGTCGGGAATTGTTTATATGGAAAAACCCTCACCTGTGTGTAAACCAAGGGGATCCCGACCCAGTCGTATCCAAACAAAGTAGAGCACCAGGTCCTGAATTTGTTCATCTCCTGAAggaacagacaaacagaaaagtCCTCATGGCTGCTCGTGTTGCAGGCTAATGTTAACATTGATTTGAACCTTGAAGATGACCAGCTCCTTAGTCATCTTCTATCTTTAGATCTGTGCTCAGCTAAGGCTCTAGTAATTCTACAAAGGTTTCCCCTTCTCGTTGAACTGATTACAATACAATGATTAAAATCATTCTTAGATATTAGCATATCGTGGAAACCCAGGCCAATGGTTTAATCATGCACACCGTTATGACAAATGAGTTCCTGGCATCGTTCTTTCTACCTTTACGCTGATGCAGGACTATTATTACAAATTCTCCTGCAATCCATCTTAGAAGATGTCAAAGCAGAGGATTTAAGAATGATCTGATGTAAAAGTGCTACACATAATGCAGCGGTATCATGTTAAAATTCTTCCTCGATGACCAGACCGGACAGCTGCATATCTGATGACTCGTCAGTCTGTTTAGAGTGACTCAAGCACGCTTGATTTTAATGTCTTAAACCTGCGGTCCGGATCAGAGAAGAACAGTGCAGGCTTACAGTAAGAATGGTCTGAAGATCCACGCTGTTTTGTATTCGGCCCTCTTTCCTTGCCTTGGAGGCCAGATTGGTGAACCACACCGCAGGGATCCAGTATTTCAGATGTGGTGATTTGAGGTCCTCAAAGATTTTCCTCTCCTCTGATGTCATAAAGCCTGAAAAAAGAATCAGACACAGAAgacaatattattataaagtaCCGTTCCAGACCTCAAATGTACAAGCACTggcaaagcagggaaagtatGCAGCAAGAACCTGTGTggctaaaatattatatataataattatgaaatgcaataatgaaatgatgtaaagtcaaaaaagtaaaaataaatcacatcacTTCCACTGGAATGCCCTTTTATTGCCTCACATGACTAACTGTCGCTATACTATACTGACAGGTTGTTTCATGAAAGGTACCAAATTCTTGCTCTTGCCCCAGTTGCTCCTTGATATGCTAAAGTATACCTGCGTCCACTACGTGGTCAATGGTAGGGAAACGCTTGTACACCGCAGTGCTCACTGAGCGGAAGATAAGCAGTGAGGTGAGGTTGACGTAGCGCATCAGCGTGCGCCGTAACAGCCGTCCCTGTTCGTCCTGACCTTGAACACAGCTGGAAATGAGGAACATGAGCCGGTCAGGCCATGGCAGGTTCTGGAATTGATTCCACCAGCGGTTCACCACCAGCGTTACATAGAACCCTGCAAGAAAGACATGCTCATGATCTCAGTGTCGCTATccattatatacattaattCATATCATACAGTAGCTGCTTATGAAATACCGAGCATAATGTGATACACAAGAAATTTTTATTCTTATCAAGCCACAAGTGTCGATTTCTTACATCTGGTcagtcagaaagtgttgatttgttttcctTAACAGCAGCTATCGTAATGAGAACAAATTTACGGTGCTGTTTAACAAAGAAACCGAATAATCGTTGATATGATAACGtattctgtaaggagatgtttatttattatttatagaaggaatctccagtgtcagtgatctGATCTGTAGTGATGGACTgacagtttatagctgctacTATGTAAGtgataaaaggaaaaaactgtttttgtgttgttaataaacacaactagaaatgtctttaaatgtctTAAATTGCCAAATTGTGGGCAAACTGCTGTAGTAGATATATTCCAATGTACTGTATTGCAGTGCATTACAGCACTTCTGGTTgatttatatatgtaatattacTTAATAAATTGTACACGTTGCTCAGATGTGTTGTAATacaacatgtttacatttatcttttcttttcccacaaaagatttttattctttccttAAAAAAGTGGTAATGAAATGATACTATTTCACACATCCTACAGGGACGTCATGTGTAAACAGCTGCAGCTTTACAGACTgtataataaactgaatttgTGATTTTATTCTACATTTCTGCATACCATGCACATTTTATCAGAGAAATTTAAAGCTGGGATGCCAGAGATGTATGCTAAAATAAACTTGTCTTCTTCTCATAGACCTAATACCTATAAAACCTACAAATTGAATCTGTcttgtgcacatccatcaccatctggtttggtgcagcaacaaaacaggacaggaacggAACTGCAACGTACAGTAAAAACAGCGGAAAATATAATTGGTgccccccctgcccactccccaggacttgtaccatacaagaaccagaaaccgggcaggaaaaatcaccactgacccttcgcaccctggacgcaacctctttcagctcctcccttctgacaggcgctacagaactttgctgtcagacacaggaacagtttctttccccagacaatcaccctgatcaacaactcaccataattatattcactgcttcatatctataagtactgcattatcaggactgtcagtcatcacatcatctgtatataatattacacacactactgctgctgtatattgtacaatattgttatttgcactcccacactttatgtacataactgatcgttcatattctatattcatatttaatactcattctgtctatatcgtatctgtattgtcttgtatagtttgtatagtatagtgttagtATTTATGTCTggacttttgagagtcacaaacagctggaaccaaattccttgtgtgtgtcaacacacttggccaataaacctgattctgattctgaaatgcTGTAAGCAATCTTTTTACTCGAATGCCTGCATGGTTACATAATATTTCTGGTTCTACTCACTcacaagatcttttttttttttttttggtaaaactTTATGAAATTCATATAGCATGTCTATACAAGCAGAGattacagctaaaaaaaaaaaaaaagcaaaaacttaCCCAGCACAAATGTGACAGGGATCTGTTCAGCATATCGGTCACAGTATATAGACAACTTTTCAAACAAACGCTTCTGAGGATCTGTGAGCACCCATCTAAAGGCGGTAGAGAGATACGATCGGAGTACTGCGGTTACACCAAACgatgttttttaaacatacattaGGCACAATTTATGCATGCGTGTATGTGATTATCCGTTCAttttagtcattcattcattagcaGGGAGAACTAGGTAGGGAGGCTAGAAATGCTTTAACGGCTATATCTatgtaaaaagttttaaaatacaataatatatcCTGGAAATATAGTTAATTACAATTTCAACAGTTCAAACCTATTCCAGTATTCAGCCTGCGTAGAAGAAATAattgcacaacaaaacaaaatggaagGGAAAAGCTTTTAAATGTCTTGCAGATGTTGTGTATTACCTGTAGATGAAGCTAAGGATGTagtaaagaagaacaaaaacgAGAAATTCACGGTAGAGGAGTTTGTAAATGCTGCCTCTCCACCTCAGGAGCAGTCTGTGGAACCCGAAGAACGTGGCGTTGGCCACTTTACTCGAGTACGTAACTGTCATCTTAAATCAAATCCATTAGAGTTTGTCTAAAAGTGTTTTAACTTTGCGTTACAGAAAACACTGCATGCTTTTTGAATAGTTGGTTGTAGCGCAGAGTCTGTCCCTGTGGGTTTGTGAggaatagacagacagataaacagacagaaaaacagacacatagacagggTTACAGAGGGGGGTTAGGGGTAGGGGAGAAGTGTCAGGGGTTAAATTACACAGAGCTAAATTTATCCTCTGTGTACGGAGTGAATCAAGTTTCCGATTTGATCTCTTGTGCAATAACACAGGGGACAGCAGGTACAGTTGTAATTACGTGTCtttttgggcctttttacacgtggtcacttcgtgtgttttctctgatccgatagctatctgatttgttaaaactgttccatttacattaggccacataaacgcgtctcggcgaatcggatatcaatccgatctttctactcccgcccaaaatgctaatatatttgacctcatttctggggtaattgaaatggaacacgctttggtgtatgcggttgctgcaaaaaacagcatttactgtttgctgcatttttgctggcggcagcagtgcattttaagacccaacgagacacctgggtgaaagattgGAGCCAgaactggtgg
Encoded proteins:
- the LOC132858997 gene encoding bestrophin-3-like — protein: MTVTYSSKVANATFFGFHRLLLRWRGSIYKLLYREFLVFVLLYYILSFIYRWVLTDPQKRLFEKLSIYCDRYAEQIPVTFVLGFYVTLVVNRWWNQFQNLPWPDRLMFLISSCVQGQDEQGRLLRRTLMRYVNLTSLLIFRSVSTAVYKRFPTIDHVVDAGFMTSEERKIFEDLKSPHLKYWIPAVWFTNLASKARKEGRIQNSVDLQTILTEMNKFRTWCSTLFGYDWVGIPLVYTQVVTLAVYTFFLACIIGRQFLDPAQGYQGHDIDLYVPVFTLLQFFFYSGWLKVAEQLINPFGEDDDDFEANWCIDRNLQVSLMAVDEMHMNIPHMTKDIYWNEPDVRPPYTPASADYCIPSFLGSTTDMGVSEILQNEDVNANNPRGQATVLGRMRRLLSVQEPLELQIRPSFKRHSSDIPSVFSLGPDLHFHPSMEEKMQAHSRLNSHTHFYPLSTVREVSSTSPSPDALKRTPFPNNLPSIVLSEPQVEDVSDSESVTDSQSMRFGRLSPASKIKGNQQSVQESSQSSMSTAKSFPSPKERRKDLQQTSGTVDSSSQEKQQSQNHDS